From Elaeis guineensis isolate ETL-2024a chromosome 16, EG11, whole genome shotgun sequence, a single genomic window includes:
- the LOC105059498 gene encoding probable caffeoyl-CoA O-methyltransferase At4g26220 isoform X2, which yields MAIPLPLLCRSLKPSISLPPFLSRSPGSHPKIPSSRSLVPCLARPLRSLGTDAAPVVVAGDDKYGKKQVISVTPQLYDYVLSNVREPPILRELREETAAMRGSQMQVSPDQAQLLAMLVQILGAQRCIEVGIYTGYSSLAIALVLPESGRLVACERDAKCLEIAKKYYKRAGVSHKVDVKHALAVDSLKALILNGEACSYDFAFVDAEKRMYNEYFELLLQLVRVGGLIVIDNVLWHGKVADPQVPVGDGMTICRKRAHG from the exons CTCTCACCCCAAGATACCCTCTTCGCGTTCTCTCGTCCCATGCCTCGCGAGGCCCCTTCGAAGCCTGGGCACCGACGCGGCACCCGTCGTGGTCGCCGGCGACGACAAGTACGGGAAGAAGCAGGTCATCAGCGTTACCCCTCAGCTCTATGATTACGTCTTGTCCAATGTTCGTGAACCTCCG ATCCTTCGTGAGCTTCGTGAAGAAACGGCAGCCATGAGAGGGAGCCAGATGCAG GTATCTCCTGATCAGGCCCAACTACTTGCAATGCTTGTACAGATTCTTGGGGCACAACGGTGCATTGAAGTTGGTATATATACG GGATACTCCTCTTTAGCTATTGCACTAGTTCTTCCTGAATCAGGCCGTTTGGTTGCATGTGAAAGAGATGCCAAATGTCTTGAAATTGCAAAGAAATATTATAAGCGTGCTGGTGTCTCTCACAAG GTGGATGTAAAGCATGCCCTAGCAGTGGATTCTTTAAAAGCTTTAATTCTGAATGGTGAAGCTTGCAG CTATGATTTTGCATTTGTCGATGCTGAAAAGCGAATGTACAACGAATATTTTGAGTTACTATTGCAACTG GTGAGGGTTGGAGGGCTTATTGTCATTGATAATGTTCTTTGGCATGGCAAAGTTGCAGATCCCCAA GTGCCAGTTGGGGATGGCATGACAATATGCCGCAAAAGAGCACATGGTTGA
- the LOC105059498 gene encoding uncharacterized protein isoform X1: protein MAIPLPLLCRSLKPSISLPPFLSRSPGSHPKIPSSRSLVPCLARPLRSLGTDAAPVVVAGDDKYGKKQVISVTPQLYDYVLSNVREPPILRELREETAAMRGSQMQVSPDQAQLLAMLVQILGAQRCIEVGIYTGYSSLAIALVLPESGRLVACERDAKCLEIAKKYYKRAGVSHKVDVKHALAVDSLKALILNGEACSYDFAFVDAEKRMYNEYFELLLQLVRVGGLIVIDNVLWHGKVADPQVNDPKTISIRNFNKKILEDERISISMVPVGDGMTICRKRAHG, encoded by the exons CTCTCACCCCAAGATACCCTCTTCGCGTTCTCTCGTCCCATGCCTCGCGAGGCCCCTTCGAAGCCTGGGCACCGACGCGGCACCCGTCGTGGTCGCCGGCGACGACAAGTACGGGAAGAAGCAGGTCATCAGCGTTACCCCTCAGCTCTATGATTACGTCTTGTCCAATGTTCGTGAACCTCCG ATCCTTCGTGAGCTTCGTGAAGAAACGGCAGCCATGAGAGGGAGCCAGATGCAG GTATCTCCTGATCAGGCCCAACTACTTGCAATGCTTGTACAGATTCTTGGGGCACAACGGTGCATTGAAGTTGGTATATATACG GGATACTCCTCTTTAGCTATTGCACTAGTTCTTCCTGAATCAGGCCGTTTGGTTGCATGTGAAAGAGATGCCAAATGTCTTGAAATTGCAAAGAAATATTATAAGCGTGCTGGTGTCTCTCACAAG GTGGATGTAAAGCATGCCCTAGCAGTGGATTCTTTAAAAGCTTTAATTCTGAATGGTGAAGCTTGCAG CTATGATTTTGCATTTGTCGATGCTGAAAAGCGAATGTACAACGAATATTTTGAGTTACTATTGCAACTG GTGAGGGTTGGAGGGCTTATTGTCATTGATAATGTTCTTTGGCATGGCAAAGTTGCAGATCCCCAA GTAAATGACCCAAAGACCATCAGTATAAGAAATTTTAATAAGAAAATTCTTGAGGATGAGCGCATTAGCATTAGCATG GTGCCAGTTGGGGATGGCATGACAATATGCCGCAAAAGAGCACATGGTTGA
- the LOC105059498 gene encoding uncharacterized protein isoform X3: protein MRGSQMQVSPDQAQLLAMLVQILGAQRCIEVGIYTGYSSLAIALVLPESGRLVACERDAKCLEIAKKYYKRAGVSHKVDVKHALAVDSLKALILNGEACSYDFAFVDAEKRMYNEYFELLLQLVRVGGLIVIDNVLWHGKVADPQVNDPKTISIRNFNKKILEDERISISMVPVGDGMTICRKRAHG, encoded by the exons ATGAGAGGGAGCCAGATGCAG GTATCTCCTGATCAGGCCCAACTACTTGCAATGCTTGTACAGATTCTTGGGGCACAACGGTGCATTGAAGTTGGTATATATACG GGATACTCCTCTTTAGCTATTGCACTAGTTCTTCCTGAATCAGGCCGTTTGGTTGCATGTGAAAGAGATGCCAAATGTCTTGAAATTGCAAAGAAATATTATAAGCGTGCTGGTGTCTCTCACAAG GTGGATGTAAAGCATGCCCTAGCAGTGGATTCTTTAAAAGCTTTAATTCTGAATGGTGAAGCTTGCAG CTATGATTTTGCATTTGTCGATGCTGAAAAGCGAATGTACAACGAATATTTTGAGTTACTATTGCAACTG GTGAGGGTTGGAGGGCTTATTGTCATTGATAATGTTCTTTGGCATGGCAAAGTTGCAGATCCCCAA GTAAATGACCCAAAGACCATCAGTATAAGAAATTTTAATAAGAAAATTCTTGAGGATGAGCGCATTAGCATTAGCATG GTGCCAGTTGGGGATGGCATGACAATATGCCGCAAAAGAGCACATGGTTGA